The following is a genomic window from Spirochaetota bacterium.
GGCGGGCGATCTCCCGTATCCGCGCATCCCTGGAATTTTTCACGATTTCGCCCAGCGCGACCTCGCAGGCGCGCAGTTTCAGCGAAAATTTTATGAGCGCTTCGTATTCGTCTCCGTGTCCCAGCATACCTGTGCGGGAAGGCCGCCGCCTTCCCCTCCCCCTCGTCATGATCCGGTGCGGCGCACGTCCGCCGGCGATTACGGCCCGTATAGTTAATCATCGGCATGTTATGCGTCAAGGAATATACGCGCCTACTTGTACTTATCGCTATGCGCGTAAAACCGCTTGATTTCCCGCGAGATGCCCTTCCACTTGGGCGAGCGTTCCTTCGCGCCGGCCTCGCTGCGCATCTTCAGGTAATTCCCGTAGCGCCGCTCGTCAAGGACGCCGGAGGCGAGCGCTTCGATCACCGCGCATCCCGGCTCCACGGTGTGCGTGCAGTCCCCGAACCGGCACCCCGCCGCCAGGGAGTGGATATCTTCGAAAACCTCTTCCACGCCGTCGCTGTCGGTCCAGATCCCCACCTCGCGCAGACCAGGCGTATCGATGACGATCGCACCGCCCGGAAGGACGTATATCTCCCGCGCGCTGGTGGTGTGCCTGCCCTTCCCGTCCCGTGCGCGCACCGCGCCGGTACGGATGCTTTCATCGCCCCGCAGGCGGTTCAGAATCGTCGATTTTCCCGCGCCCGAGGGCCCGGCAAGCACGGCGGTCTCCCCGGCGGCTAGTGTCCCTTCGAGCCCTTCCATCCCGGCCCCCGTCACCGCCGAGATATATGCGC
Proteins encoded in this region:
- the rsgA gene encoding ribosome small subunit-dependent GTPase A; protein product: MEDVMLTELGWNEYFQKSYESAGIALPVGRVTAVHANIFLVTGPWGPLEAQVSGRLSHLVPDASFLPVTGDWVYLMGDEGSAHALISGVLERRTSLSRKKPGADTPQVLAANVDRILIVSALDETFSVSRIERYLSLALEGGIGPILVFNKMDLAADLESAREQVARTFPDVPCAYISAVTGAGMEGLEGTLAAGETAVLAGPSGAGKSTILNRLRGDESIRTGAVRARDGKGRHTTSAREIYVLPGGAIVIDTPGLREVGIWTDSDGVEEVFEDIHSLAAGCRFGDCTHTVEPGCAVIEALASGVLDERRYGNYLKMRSEAGAKERSPKWKGISREIKRFYAHSDKYK